One Rutidosis leptorrhynchoides isolate AG116_Rl617_1_P2 unplaced genomic scaffold, CSIRO_AGI_Rlap_v1 contig461, whole genome shotgun sequence DNA window includes the following coding sequences:
- the LOC139883858 gene encoding F-box protein At5g46170-like, protein MASHRSLDPTSRIHPEPELFVDPSSLIDHFDHLPDSILLLIFNKIGDVKALGRCCVVSRRFHSLVPQVENVVVKVDCVISDDDSSPSSSSSDKNRTPLSQILRVVFGGIVKPFQALGQLLGPKRTNLLNSSGGGSGFLGGSSSSSTLSVGSEDGELEQGGVTHHSPTQVLKNFDEIRFLRIELPSGELTTDDGVLLKWKAEFGSTLDRCVILGAASVIHNKSSDSNDNGVDDGLSSANGAGDDDGSIPESFYTNGGLKLRVVWTISSLIAASARHYLLQPIIAEHKTLDSLVLTDSDGQGELCMNRTQLEELRVKPLSASSASKRTLVPALSMRLQYASHLELSNGVVLKGATLVAIRPSEQASVKSEQASVKKEASDLSWVTASFEEPYRSAAKMLLKRRTYCLEMNAF, encoded by the coding sequence ATGGCTTCTCACCGTTCTTTAGATCCAACTTCCAGAATCCACCCTGAGCCGGAGCTATTCGTCGACCCATCTTCGTTAATCGACCATTTCGATCACTTGCCTGACTCCATTCTATTGCTGATTTTCAACAAGATCGGAGATGTTAAGGCTCTCGGCCGATGTTGTGTCGTCTCTCGTAGATTCCACTCTTTGGTTCCTCAAGTTGAGAATGTCGTTGTTAAAGTCGACTGCGTTATCTCCGACGACGACTCTTCTCCGTCTTCTTCGTCCTCCGACAAGAACAGAACGCCGCTTTCCCAAATCCTGCGAGTCGTATTTGGTGGGATCGTCAAGCCTTTTCAAGCGCTTGGGCAGCTACTTGGGCCGAAGAGGACGAATTTGTTGAACTCGTCGGGTGGGGGTTCGGGTTTTCTGGGCGGATCGTCGTCCTCTTCTACGTTGTCTGTTGGGAGCGAGGATGGAGAGTTGGAGCAGGGAGGTGTGACCCATCATTCTCCGACCCAGGTTCTTAAAAACTTCGATGAGATTCGGTTCTTACGGATCGAATTGCCCAGCGGTGAGTTGACTACTGATGATGGGGTTTTGTTGAAATGGAAGGCTGAGTTTGGTTCCACGCTCGATCGTTGCGTAATTCTCGGTGCAGCATCCGTGATCCATAACAAGAGCTCTGACTCTAACGATAATGGCGTTGATGATGGGCTTTCTAGTGCAAACGGTGCTGGTGATGATGATGGAAGCATACCGGAATCGTTCTATACCAACGGTGGCCTGAAATTGAGAGTTGTGTGGACGATAAGCTCGTTGATTGCTGCTTCAGCTAGGCATTATTTGCTTCAGCCAATAATTGCAGAGCACAAAACTCTTGACAGTTTGGTTTTGACTGATTCCGATGGGCAAGGAGAGTTGTGTATGAATAGGACCCAGCTTGAAGAGTTGAGAGTGAAGCCATTGTCGGCTAGTTCAGCTTCGAAGAGGACGTTGGTTCCAGCTCTGAGTATGAGGCTTCAGTATGCGTCGCATTTGGAATTGTCTAATGGAGTTGTGTTGAAAGGGGCTACTTTGGTTGCGATCCGGCCGAGTGAACAGGCATCTGTCAAGAGTGAACAGGCATCTGTCAAGAAAGAAGCGTCGGATCTGTCTTGGGTCACGGCTTCTTTTGAGGAGCCTTATAGGTCTGCTGCTAAGATGCTCTTGAAGAGGAGGACTTACTGTTTGGAAATGAACGCTTTCTGA